In one window of Kitasatospora sp. MMS16-BH015 DNA:
- a CDS encoding branched-chain amino acid ABC transporter permease produces the protein MSAVLHERPKAVASAASVARLRRTRWHQQPRWRRLGALLALGVLLTLMTGEQGSGKDLLYSVRTSLTGGRLWAFLGLAVAAWLLAELGAPVRAALRRAVRPVGQARDWVGERRGVRLGGALVALALLIFVPLTLSKATNQVLVDWVGIYVLLALGLNVVIGWAGLLDLGFVAFFAIGGYSAAFWTGHLPIQPPFHLNPFLVIPVAMATCLVAGVLLGGPTLRLRGDYLAIVTLGFHEVIYLVAKNADGLTHGSIGVFGIPHFSISLGPIQYRWKLDPLDYWWLLLGLIVLIVLVLRRLEYSKVGRTWIAIREDEVAAAAHGVNTVKYKLMAFAIGASTSGAAGVVYASKVGFINPENFPLLYSVLVLAYVIFGGMGSIPGVLMGAGLLAWLPHALKDVVDQKDRFMYLGALLVVMMIYRPQGLLPAKRRSAASGGAK, from the coding sequence ATGAGCGCCGTCCTGCACGAGCGCCCCAAGGCGGTGGCCTCCGCGGCCTCCGTCGCCCGGCTGCGCCGCACCCGCTGGCACCAGCAGCCCCGCTGGCGCCGCTTGGGCGCCCTGCTCGCCCTCGGCGTGCTGCTCACCCTGATGACCGGCGAGCAGGGCAGCGGCAAGGACCTGCTCTACTCCGTCCGCACCAGCCTCACCGGCGGCCGGCTCTGGGCCTTCCTCGGCCTGGCCGTGGCCGCCTGGCTGCTGGCCGAACTCGGCGCCCCCGTCCGGGCCGCGCTGCGCCGGGCCGTCCGCCCGGTCGGCCAGGCCCGCGACTGGGTCGGCGAGCGCCGGGGCGTCCGGCTCGGCGGCGCCCTGGTGGCGCTTGCCCTGCTGATCTTCGTCCCGCTCACCCTCAGCAAGGCCACCAACCAGGTGCTGGTCGACTGGGTCGGCATCTACGTGCTGCTCGCCCTCGGCCTCAACGTGGTGATCGGCTGGGCCGGGCTGCTCGACCTCGGCTTCGTCGCCTTCTTCGCCATCGGCGGCTACAGCGCGGCTTTCTGGACCGGCCACCTGCCGATCCAGCCGCCCTTCCACCTCAACCCCTTCCTGGTCATCCCGGTCGCGATGGCCACCTGCCTGGTGGCCGGCGTGCTGCTCGGCGGCCCGACGCTGCGCCTGCGCGGCGACTACCTGGCCATCGTCACGCTCGGCTTCCACGAGGTGATCTACCTGGTCGCCAAGAACGCCGACGGCCTCACCCACGGCTCGATCGGCGTCTTCGGCATCCCGCACTTCTCGATCTCGCTCGGGCCGATCCAGTACCGCTGGAAGCTGGACCCGCTGGACTACTGGTGGCTGCTGCTCGGCCTGATCGTGCTGATCGTCCTGGTGCTGCGCCGGCTGGAGTACTCCAAGGTCGGCCGCACCTGGATCGCCATCCGTGAGGACGAGGTGGCCGCCGCCGCGCACGGGGTCAACACCGTCAAGTACAAGCTGATGGCCTTCGCGATCGGCGCCTCCACCTCCGGCGCGGCCGGAGTGGTCTACGCGAGCAAGGTCGGCTTCATCAACCCCGAGAACTTCCCGCTGCTCTACTCGGTGCTGGTGCTCGCCTACGTCATCTTCGGCGGCATGGGCTCCATCCCGGGCGTACTGATGGGCGCCGGGCTGCTGGCCTGGCTGCCGCACGCGCTCAAGGACGTGGTCGACCAGAAGGACCGCTTCATGTACCTGGGCGCGCTGCTCGTGGTCATGATGATCTACCGCCCGCAGGGCCTGCTGCCCGCCAAGCGGCGCAGCGCCGCATCCGGAGGTGCCAAGTGA
- a CDS encoding ABC transporter ATP-binding protein, which yields MEAQAAPAQATAAPALLELADLHVGYGAIAALKGIDLAVHQGEVVALLGANGAGKSTTLRTISGLLRPVSGEVRFAGERIDGVPAHQVVGLGIGHSPEGRRVFADMTVLENLQMGAYRFGKADPADLDRVFALFPRLKERHRQAAGTLSGGEQQMLAIARALMGRPELLLLDEPSMGLAPIIVAQLFDIIREINTQGTTVLLVEQNAAQALALAHRAYVLETGTITVEGPAADLLTDPRIREAYLGG from the coding sequence GTGGAAGCGCAGGCCGCCCCGGCCCAGGCCACCGCCGCCCCGGCCCTGCTCGAACTGGCCGACCTGCACGTCGGCTACGGCGCGATCGCCGCCCTCAAGGGCATCGACCTCGCCGTCCACCAGGGCGAGGTGGTCGCCCTGCTCGGCGCCAACGGCGCCGGCAAGTCCACCACCCTGCGCACGATCTCGGGCCTGCTGCGCCCGGTCTCCGGCGAGGTCCGCTTCGCCGGTGAGCGGATCGACGGCGTCCCCGCCCACCAGGTGGTCGGCCTCGGCATCGGCCACTCGCCCGAGGGCCGCCGGGTCTTCGCCGACATGACCGTCCTGGAGAACCTCCAGATGGGCGCCTACCGCTTCGGCAAGGCCGACCCGGCCGACCTCGACCGCGTCTTCGCCCTCTTCCCCCGCCTCAAGGAACGCCACCGCCAGGCCGCCGGCACCCTCTCCGGCGGCGAACAGCAGATGCTCGCCATCGCCCGAGCCCTGATGGGCCGCCCCGAGCTCCTCCTCCTGGACGAGCCCTCCATGGGCCTGGCCCCGATCATCGTGGCCCAACTCTTCGACATCATCCGCGAGATCAACACCCAGGGCACCACCGTCCTCCTGGTCGAACAGAACGCCGCCCAGGCCCTCGCCCTGGCCCACCGCGCCTACGTCCTGGAGACCGGCACCATCACGGTCGAAGGGCCGGCCGCGGACCTGTTGACGGACCCGCGCATCCGCGAGGCCTACTTGGGTGGGTAA
- a CDS encoding ABC transporter ATP-binding protein has product MTTAAPASDAPVLEAEALTLRFGGLTSLSEVSLAMRAGEVLAVIGPNGAGKTSLFNSLTGVYQPQEGRVRFRAEDGTEHQLLGRKPHLVNRLGVARTFQNIRLFGALSALENVQVAAQSRQRTGPVGIALGLPHARRAERVSARRARELLEFVGLGAQLNEPAGSLSYGAQRRLEIARALATDPRVVLLDEPAAGTNPTEKLELTDLIRQINRELGVGVLLIEHDMRLVMSVADRVVVLNFGKVIAEGTPAEIQRDPAVIAAYLGAEAAHTEGSQL; this is encoded by the coding sequence GTGACCACCGCTGCACCGGCATCGGACGCTCCCGTCCTGGAGGCCGAGGCGCTGACCCTGCGGTTCGGCGGCCTCACCTCGCTCTCCGAGGTCTCGCTGGCCATGCGGGCCGGCGAGGTGCTGGCCGTGATCGGCCCGAACGGCGCCGGCAAGACCTCGCTGTTCAACTCGCTCACGGGCGTCTACCAGCCCCAGGAGGGCCGGGTCCGCTTCCGCGCGGAGGACGGCACCGAGCACCAACTACTCGGCCGCAAGCCCCACTTGGTCAACCGCTTGGGCGTCGCCCGGACCTTCCAGAACATCCGCCTGTTCGGCGCCCTCAGCGCACTGGAGAACGTCCAGGTGGCCGCCCAGTCCCGCCAGCGCACCGGCCCGGTCGGCATCGCCCTCGGCCTCCCGCACGCCCGCCGGGCCGAGCGGGTCAGCGCCCGACGCGCCCGCGAACTCCTGGAGTTCGTCGGCCTAGGGGCCCAGCTGAACGAGCCGGCCGGCTCGCTCTCCTACGGTGCCCAGCGCCGTCTGGAGATCGCCCGGGCGCTGGCCACCGACCCCCGGGTCGTCCTGCTGGACGAGCCGGCGGCCGGCACCAACCCGACCGAGAAGCTCGAACTCACCGACCTGATCCGGCAGATCAACCGGGAGCTGGGCGTCGGGGTGCTCCTGATCGAGCACGACATGCGGCTGGTGATGTCCGTCGCCGACCGCGTGGTGGTGCTCAACTTCGGCAAGGTGATCGCCGAAGGCACCCCCGCCGAGATCCAGCGCGATCCGGCCGTCATCGCGGCCTACCTCGGCGCCGAGGCGGCCCACACCGAGGGGAGCCAGCTGTGA